A region of Paenibacillus sp. JNUCC-31 DNA encodes the following proteins:
- a CDS encoding MarR family winged helix-turn-helix transcriptional regulator yields MKISRYKNAQESPGYLLWQVTTMWQKEMRRVLEPLGLTQPQFVLLHACVWLNEHDQEGKGVTQVQLAQFANVDVNVTSQVLRTLEKRGLIVRNRHLTDTRANIITTTPEGTRLAIEGIELAEAADNAFFDLISDRKEEYMEIMQTFIKHKSDR; encoded by the coding sequence ATGAAAATTTCACGATATAAAAACGCACAAGAAAGTCCGGGGTACCTGTTATGGCAGGTCACCACGATGTGGCAAAAGGAAATGCGTAGGGTTCTGGAGCCTCTTGGACTGACACAACCCCAGTTTGTGTTATTACATGCCTGTGTATGGCTGAATGAACACGATCAAGAGGGGAAAGGCGTAACCCAAGTCCAACTTGCCCAATTTGCCAACGTTGATGTTAACGTGACTTCCCAGGTGCTTCGAACTCTTGAAAAAAGAGGACTGATTGTCCGTAATCGTCATCTGACCGATACTCGTGCCAACATTATTACAACCACGCCGGAAGGAACGCGATTGGCAATTGAGGGGATCGAATTGGCTGAGGCAGCAGACAATGCATTTTTCGACCTTATCAGTGATCGGAAAGAAGAGTACATGGAGATCATGCAGACATTTATCAAACATAAATCAGATCGTTAG
- a CDS encoding aldo/keto reductase, producing MEYRRLGNSGLRVSALGLGTNAFGKRADDPTSIRIIHAALDQGINFIDTANIYAGTESERIIGQALTGRRENAVLATKAGLPRHDGPHGRGSSRYHLQQELEHSLRRLQTDYVDLYQIHTFDPHTPLDETLRTLDDMVTSGKVRYIGASNYAAWELMKALGTSELKGYVRYISTQTSYSLADRTPELELVPMCLDQGVGIIPYFPLAGGILTGKYNGEAGVPSGSRADTDPAFNRFLLERNINLGEQVSQKAAEFGCSPSVLSLAWLLARPAVSTVIVGATRPEQLEHNLASLDMKLTKDMIAELDQLSDSFRHGEPFATYRLD from the coding sequence ATGGAATATCGACGTTTGGGGAATAGCGGTCTACGTGTTTCCGCACTTGGACTCGGCACCAATGCCTTTGGTAAACGGGCGGACGACCCGACTTCGATCCGCATTATTCATGCGGCACTGGATCAGGGAATTAATTTTATCGATACCGCCAACATCTACGCCGGAACGGAATCAGAGCGGATTATCGGACAGGCCCTTACAGGTCGACGGGAAAACGCTGTGCTTGCTACCAAAGCCGGACTCCCCCGGCATGACGGTCCCCATGGGCGCGGTTCCTCCCGCTACCATTTGCAGCAAGAGCTTGAACATAGCCTGCGGCGCCTGCAAACGGACTATGTGGATCTGTATCAGATCCATACCTTTGATCCGCACACACCGCTGGATGAGACGCTGCGCACATTAGACGATATGGTCACTTCTGGCAAAGTCCGCTATATCGGAGCTTCCAACTATGCAGCCTGGGAGCTGATGAAAGCTCTTGGTACCAGCGAGCTGAAAGGATATGTACGTTATATCTCGACCCAAACCAGCTACTCTCTGGCTGATCGCACACCTGAACTTGAACTCGTGCCGATGTGCCTTGATCAAGGTGTCGGCATCATACCGTATTTCCCGCTGGCTGGTGGCATTCTGACAGGCAAATACAATGGCGAAGCTGGCGTACCTTCCGGTTCCAGAGCGGATACCGATCCGGCCTTCAATCGTTTCCTGCTTGAGCGTAACATTAATTTAGGTGAACAAGTGAGCCAAAAAGCAGCCGAATTCGGATGCTCCCCGAGTGTACTTTCACTCGCCTGGCTGCTGGCAAGACCTGCCGTTTCAACCGTAATTGTGGGCGCTACCCGTCCCGAACAGCTGGAGCATAATCTCGCCAGCCTGGACATGAAGCTGACCAAGGATATGATCGCCGAGCTGGATCAGCTTAGCGATTCATTCCGCCATGGTGAGCCTTTTGCCACGTACCGCTTAGATTAA
- a CDS encoding glycosyl hydrolase family 18 protein, producing MINLNKHTAFKKTAKFFLGLSLLLSVIVPSFTLQPATAEAADSYKIVGYYPSWAAYGRNYNVADIDPTKVTHINYAFADICWNGIHGNPDPSGPNPVTWTCQNEKSQTINVPNGTIVLGDPWIDTGKTFAGDTWDQPIAGNINQLNKLKQTNPNLKTIISVGGWTWSNRFSDVAATAATREVFANSAVDFLRKYNFDGVDLDWEYPVSGGLDGNSKRPEDKQNYTLLLSKIREKLDAAGAVDGKKYLLTIASGASATYAANTELAKIAAIVDWINIMTYDFNGAWQKISAHNAPLNYDPAASAAGVPDANTFNVAAGAQGHLDAGVPAAKLVLGVPFYGRGWDGCAQAGNGQYQTCTGGSSVGTWEAGSFDFYDLEANYINKNGYTRYWNDTAKVPYLYNASNKRFISYDDAESVGYKTAYIKSKGLGGAMFWELSGDRNKTLQNKLKADLPTGGTVPPVDTTAPSVPGNARSTGVTANSVTLAWNASTDNVGVTGYNVYNGANLATTVTGTTATISGLTAGTSYTFTVKAKDGAGNLSAASNAVTVSTTAQPGGDTQAPTAPANLASTAQTTSSITLSWTASNDNVGVTGYDVYNGTALATTVTGTTATISGLAADTSYTFTVKAKDAAGNVSPASNAVSVKTSAGTTNPGVSAWQVNTAYTAGQLVTYSGKTYKCLQSHTSLAGWEPSNVPALWQLQ from the coding sequence ATGATCAATTTAAATAAACACACTGCTTTTAAGAAGACTGCAAAGTTTTTCCTTGGTCTGTCCCTGCTCTTATCCGTCATTGTTCCTTCCTTCACGCTCCAACCTGCTACGGCCGAAGCAGCAGATTCTTATAAAATCGTTGGTTACTATCCGTCCTGGGCTGCGTACGGCAGAAACTATAATGTAGCCGATATCGACCCGACCAAAGTGACGCATATCAACTATGCGTTTGCTGATATTTGCTGGAACGGCATTCATGGAAATCCGGACCCTTCGGGACCCAATCCGGTAACCTGGACCTGTCAGAATGAAAAAAGCCAAACGATTAATGTCCCGAACGGAACGATTGTGCTCGGCGATCCATGGATCGATACGGGCAAGACATTTGCAGGGGATACGTGGGATCAGCCCATTGCAGGCAATATCAATCAGCTTAACAAGCTGAAACAAACCAATCCAAACCTGAAGACTATTATCTCCGTCGGAGGATGGACGTGGTCCAACCGTTTCTCCGATGTAGCCGCCACGGCTGCAACCCGAGAGGTCTTTGCGAATTCCGCCGTCGATTTCCTGCGGAAGTACAATTTTGATGGAGTGGATCTGGACTGGGAGTACCCGGTATCAGGCGGACTTGATGGTAACAGCAAACGTCCTGAAGATAAGCAAAACTATACTCTTCTCCTGAGCAAAATCCGTGAAAAGCTGGATGCAGCAGGAGCTGTAGACGGCAAGAAGTATCTGCTTACGATTGCAAGCGGCGCGTCTGCGACCTATGCTGCCAATACCGAGCTTGCAAAAATTGCCGCCATCGTCGACTGGATTAACATTATGACATACGATTTTAACGGCGCTTGGCAAAAGATCAGCGCACATAATGCGCCATTGAACTATGATCCTGCGGCTTCAGCCGCTGGCGTGCCAGATGCCAATACATTTAATGTGGCAGCCGGAGCACAAGGGCATCTGGATGCAGGCGTACCGGCCGCTAAACTCGTGCTTGGTGTTCCATTCTATGGCCGTGGCTGGGATGGATGTGCACAGGCAGGAAACGGCCAGTATCAGACGTGCACAGGTGGTTCTTCCGTTGGAACATGGGAAGCAGGTTCCTTTGACTTCTACGATCTGGAAGCCAATTACATCAACAAAAATGGATACACGCGTTACTGGAATGACACGGCCAAAGTACCATATCTCTATAATGCGTCCAACAAGCGCTTTATCAGTTATGATGATGCAGAGTCCGTTGGATATAAAACGGCATATATCAAAAGCAAAGGACTCGGCGGAGCGATGTTCTGGGAGCTCAGCGGTGACCGTAACAAAACACTCCAAAACAAACTGAAAGCCGATCTGCCTACCGGAGGTACAGTGCCACCAGTAGATACGACGGCACCAAGCGTACCCGGGAATGCCCGTTCGACAGGTGTGACGGCAAACTCAGTGACGCTGGCTTGGAATGCTTCAACGGATAATGTAGGGGTTACCGGTTATAACGTCTATAATGGCGCTAATCTTGCGACAACGGTCACAGGAACGACAGCAACAATCAGCGGACTTACAGCGGGAACTTCATATACCTTCACGGTAAAAGCAAAAGATGGGGCAGGTAATCTGTCTGCAGCCAGTAATGCTGTAACTGTAAGCACAACAGCTCAGCCAGGAGGCGATACGCAAGCACCAACTGCACCAGCGAACCTTGCGTCTACTGCGCAAACAACATCCAGCATCACGCTGAGCTGGACAGCATCCAATGACAATGTGGGTGTAACGGGTTATGACGTGTACAATGGAACGGCACTGGCAACCACGGTAACCGGAACGACGGCAACGATCAGCGGGCTTGCGGCGGATACCTCGTATACATTTACGGTAAAAGCAAAAGATGCGGCAGGCAATGTGTCGCCAGCGAGCAACGCTGTGAGCGTGAAAACTTCGGCAGGAACGACGAATCCCGGCGTATCCGCATGGCAGGTCAACACAGCTTATACTGCAGGACAATTGGTCACATATAGCGGTAAGACGTATAAATGTTTGCAGTCCCACACCTCCTTGGCAGGGTGGGAGCCATCTAACGTTCCTGCCTTGTGGCAGCTTCAATAG
- a CDS encoding winged helix-turn-helix transcriptional regulator, with the protein MIRKKYNISVEATLEVIGGKWKCVILCHLTHGKKRTSDLKRIMPAITQKMLTQQLRELEDDGIVNRIVYNQVPPKVEYELSDYGRSLEPILNALCNWGDQHIIKEYGDKSSVLEDNGLNDFNTDNKELMKP; encoded by the coding sequence ATGATCAGAAAGAAATATAATATTTCAGTTGAAGCAACGCTTGAAGTCATCGGTGGCAAGTGGAAATGCGTCATCCTCTGCCATCTGACACACGGGAAGAAACGGACGAGTGATCTCAAGCGTATTATGCCCGCAATTACGCAGAAAATGTTGACTCAACAGCTTAGAGAGCTTGAAGATGACGGGATTGTGAACCGAATCGTATATAATCAGGTTCCTCCCAAAGTAGAGTATGAGCTGAGCGACTATGGCCGAAGTTTGGAACCGATTCTAAATGCACTATGTAATTGGGGAGATCAGCATATTATTAAGGAATACGGAGACAAATCCTCCGTGTTGGAGGATAATGGGCTAAATGATTTTAACACGGACAACAAGGAGCTGATGAAGCCATGA
- a CDS encoding aspartyl-phosphate phosphatase Spo0E family protein, with amino-acid sequence MKRSLLIQLRIERARTRLHALAKKHRGVQHPAVIKQSMVLDDLINQYNREKAQIKKPIE; translated from the coding sequence ATGAAAAGAAGCCTTCTCATACAGTTGCGTATTGAACGTGCCAGGACTCGCCTTCACGCCCTGGCAAAAAAGCACAGGGGGGTTCAACACCCCGCAGTAATCAAACAGTCAATGGTATTGGATGATTTAATCAATCAGTATAATAGAGAGAAAGCACAAATAAAAAAGCCGATTGAATAA
- a CDS encoding TIGR00266 family protein codes for MNYEILYDGAFAMLKIHLQRGERFKAESGAMVSMTPTVDLKGSAEGGMFGGIGRMLSGEKFFFQELTAAGGSAEILLSPSSMGDVEAIELDGSYSLYVQKDGFLAGTEGIQVNTKMQNLKKGLFSGEGFFIIEISGRGTVFLSSYGAIHAIHLTAGEEVIVDNAHLVAWPNYMDYRIEKASQGWLSSVTSGEGLVCRFRGEGIVLIQSRNPQGFGQWVKQFIPSR; via the coding sequence ATGAACTATGAAATTTTATACGATGGTGCATTTGCGATGCTCAAGATTCACTTGCAGCGGGGAGAACGGTTCAAGGCAGAGAGCGGGGCAATGGTATCCATGACGCCAACCGTTGATTTGAAGGGATCTGCTGAGGGCGGCATGTTCGGCGGAATCGGACGAATGCTCAGTGGCGAGAAATTTTTCTTTCAGGAATTGACGGCTGCAGGGGGATCTGCGGAAATTCTGCTCTCACCATCAAGCATGGGGGATGTGGAGGCGATTGAACTGGATGGCTCTTATTCGCTCTATGTACAGAAAGATGGATTTCTGGCCGGAACCGAAGGTATTCAGGTGAATACCAAAATGCAAAACTTGAAGAAAGGCCTCTTCTCGGGAGAGGGTTTCTTTATTATAGAGATCAGCGGACGAGGAACCGTGTTCTTGTCGTCATACGGTGCAATCCATGCTATCCATCTGACTGCGGGTGAAGAAGTGATCGTGGATAATGCTCACTTGGTGGCATGGCCCAATTATATGGATTATCGCATTGAGAAGGCTTCACAAGGGTGGTTATCCAGCGTGACCAGCGGTGAAGGACTGGTATGCCGATTCCGGGGTGAGGGGATTGTCCTGATCCAGAGTCGTAATCCGCAGGGATTTGGACAATGGGTGAAACAATTTATTCCTTCGCGCTAA
- a CDS encoding helix-turn-helix domain-containing protein, with the protein MKLKEAREAAGYTQESLVLKINEFMKCTLRHYQNIEYGLKIPSVVLGLLIAKLCRIDANTVDEWKIRNKEIQ; encoded by the coding sequence GTGAAATTAAAAGAGGCACGCGAAGCAGCAGGATATACACAAGAATCTCTAGTATTAAAAATCAACGAATTTATGAAATGTACCCTACGACATTATCAGAATATCGAATATGGACTAAAAATCCCCAGTGTTGTCCTCGGCCTACTTATCGCTAAATTGTGCCGGATCGATGCGAATACTGTGGACGAATGGAAGATCAGGAATAAAGAAATTCAGTAA
- a CDS encoding helix-turn-helix domain-containing protein, producing the protein MESTNSIRKKLMQHMQSNYIIHSQFAEISGINSGTLSRILQGNKPISMSQLVAITAGMGLPEDFFFDDYIDECFSFLISIRRIRPFIIRCAELDRLDCVEQIVNRLLDDLSYVSVLFDIAEKLFANNKRSAAGILYRSVREAEKYQHSERLALCHYRLFLIDLGEDLEENVRAATQFELYVNRLDEADQLEALKQLMHVFGMVHKWAKVDALAKEMHRIATIQYDLQCRSERSEEAQKGTERPLYYYILYAYLARSVASEECGDYKRALEFVSLYAGGKSWVQEKDEEAKRIVGQFSEWAVANTFLYRLMSGEVDVLHVYADYIASQEDEIFIAVRYMVQAANLYGLDIDSILERFAAYIPYQSDKTEFGEYKPTILKESYAQFLGDLAVYRFNASKDADTAIKLVLEGLNLSITINSGKNIITCMALFEQYRDCADLEAKEKFKKLSSEVHRLNAKKNVILLGSL; encoded by the coding sequence TTGGAGTCTACAAATTCAATTCGAAAAAAACTGATGCAACATATGCAAAGTAACTATATTATACATTCTCAGTTTGCTGAAATATCTGGTATTAATTCCGGTACACTTAGCCGTATTTTGCAGGGGAATAAACCCATATCTATGAGCCAGCTTGTCGCTATTACCGCAGGGATGGGATTACCCGAAGACTTCTTTTTTGATGATTACATAGATGAATGCTTTTCCTTTTTGATCTCCATCCGGCGCATCCGGCCGTTTATTATTCGTTGCGCTGAATTAGATCGTTTGGATTGTGTCGAACAAATTGTTAATCGTCTATTGGATGATCTCTCCTATGTCTCTGTGCTTTTTGATATAGCTGAAAAGTTGTTTGCCAATAACAAACGTTCGGCTGCAGGGATTTTATATAGGAGTGTGCGTGAGGCAGAAAAGTATCAGCATTCTGAGCGGCTCGCGCTGTGTCATTACCGTTTGTTCCTGATTGATTTGGGAGAGGATTTGGAAGAGAATGTGCGTGCGGCAACTCAATTTGAGCTGTACGTTAACCGTCTCGATGAAGCGGATCAGCTTGAAGCTTTAAAACAATTGATGCACGTTTTTGGAATGGTTCACAAATGGGCAAAAGTCGATGCTTTAGCCAAGGAAATGCATCGGATTGCAACGATTCAGTATGATTTACAATGTCGATCTGAACGATCAGAAGAAGCCCAGAAAGGGACGGAACGACCTTTGTATTACTATATTCTTTATGCTTATCTGGCTCGATCAGTGGCCAGTGAAGAGTGTGGAGACTACAAAAGAGCATTGGAATTTGTATCCCTGTATGCTGGCGGGAAAAGTTGGGTTCAAGAAAAGGATGAGGAAGCCAAACGGATTGTTGGACAATTTTCGGAATGGGCCGTTGCGAACACATTTCTCTATCGCTTAATGTCCGGAGAAGTGGATGTTTTGCACGTATATGCGGATTACATAGCATCGCAAGAAGATGAAATATTTATTGCTGTAAGGTACATGGTCCAAGCAGCCAATTTATATGGATTGGATATTGATAGCATCTTAGAGCGTTTTGCAGCATATATCCCCTATCAATCAGACAAAACGGAGTTTGGGGAGTATAAGCCGACTATTTTAAAAGAGAGCTACGCCCAATTCCTCGGTGATCTGGCTGTGTATCGTTTCAATGCAAGCAAGGATGCTGATACTGCAATAAAACTTGTGTTAGAAGGTTTGAATTTATCGATTACAATAAATAGTGGAAAAAATATCATTACTTGTATGGCTCTTTTTGAGCAATATAGAGATTGTGCGGATCTCGAAGCGAAAGAGAAATTCAAAAAACTATCAAGTGAGGTGCATCGGCTCAATGCGAAAAAAAACGTTATACTACTTGGTTCTCTGTAG
- a CDS encoding LCP family protein: MMENNAAHLTRRKPKKPKKRWKKPLIIILSTLIVLGGVGFIYQKQLVLLAFNLFASGTVKEALDESFKPVGDKDAPVVEHTDPFSLLLLGIDQRDNEPSRSDTIIYSVVRPEENKVLLLSIPRDSYTDIIGRDVKSKINSAYAHGEAKMAMDTVEHLLENKVDFYAAINFNGLKDIVDAVGGVELPIKKNIENKLKTHEKLFVEANKPIYSGEEALGYVRYREDSDFNRTMRHRLFLSAFMNRALEVKNLTKIPDVIQIAGSNFTTNMNSDFIMKFAESLYMKDNAPTISNYMLKGEGATRSGTWYYDLSESDLQYVRGMIANWLDPDTTEIMEPETADTKDPA, encoded by the coding sequence ATGATGGAGAACAATGCTGCACATTTAACCCGACGGAAGCCGAAGAAGCCGAAGAAGAGATGGAAGAAGCCTCTAATTATCATCCTTAGCACACTCATTGTGCTGGGAGGAGTCGGATTTATCTATCAAAAACAACTCGTCCTGCTGGCATTTAACCTGTTTGCCTCGGGTACTGTAAAGGAAGCCCTTGATGAATCCTTCAAGCCGGTTGGCGATAAGGATGCACCCGTTGTAGAACATACCGATCCATTCTCGCTGTTGCTGCTAGGGATTGACCAACGGGATAACGAACCTAGTCGTTCGGATACGATCATCTATTCTGTCGTTCGTCCGGAGGAAAATAAAGTGTTGCTGCTGTCGATTCCGCGTGACTCCTATACCGATATTATCGGCCGGGATGTGAAATCGAAGATTAATTCTGCGTATGCTCATGGTGAAGCCAAGATGGCGATGGATACCGTAGAACATCTGTTGGAAAACAAAGTCGATTTCTATGCCGCAATTAATTTTAACGGACTCAAGGATATTGTTGATGCGGTTGGCGGTGTTGAATTGCCAATTAAGAAAAATATTGAGAACAAATTGAAAACGCATGAGAAGCTGTTTGTTGAAGCCAACAAACCGATCTACAGCGGAGAGGAAGCGCTGGGCTATGTACGTTACCGGGAAGATTCCGATTTCAATCGGACGATGCGGCACCGTCTTTTTCTAAGTGCCTTCATGAATCGTGCGCTTGAGGTCAAAAATCTCACCAAGATCCCGGACGTTATCCAGATCGCTGGATCGAATTTTACAACCAACATGAACTCGGATTTCATTATGAAATTTGCCGAGTCTCTATATATGAAAGACAACGCACCAACAATCAGCAATTACATGCTGAAGGGTGAGGGAGCAACGCGTAGCGGCACATGGTACTATGATTTGTCAGAGAGTGATCTGCAATATGTGCGAGGGATGATCGCGAACTGGCTAGACCCGGATACCACCGAAATTATGGAGCCGGAGACGGCGGATACGAAAGATCCGGCGTAA
- a CDS encoding MFS transporter yields MLHDSKRSTWALLALAISAFAIGTTEFISVGLLPLIADDLGISVTTAGLTVTLYALGVTFGAPILTSLTSTVSRKTLLLAIMVVFIVGNTMAALSSGITMLLIARIISALAHGVFMSIGSTIAADLVPANRRASAIAIMFSGLTIATVTGVPLGTLIGQNLGWRAAFILIVVVGVVAFIGNMLLVPSTLQRGTRTAFREQLKLVTGGRLLLAFAITAVGYGGTFVVFTYLSPLLHDISGYSEKTVAGILLLYGIAIAIGNIIGGKAANRNPLRALFYMFIIQTVILGILYFTVPFKLAALLTILGMGLLAFMNVPGLQMYVVTLAERYAPQAKDVASAFNIAAFNAGIAIGAYLGGVITDSIGLIHTTWVGAIMVLAAVLLTGWARVLDRRDPSSPSETESGSVRTAG; encoded by the coding sequence ATGTTACATGATTCAAAACGCAGTACCTGGGCATTGCTGGCGCTGGCAATCAGTGCGTTTGCCATCGGCACCACTGAATTTATCAGCGTTGGTCTGCTGCCCCTTATTGCAGATGACCTGGGCATTTCCGTAACGACAGCGGGACTGACCGTTACTTTATATGCATTAGGCGTAACCTTCGGGGCACCGATTCTGACCTCATTGACGTCAACGGTGTCACGCAAGACGCTGCTGCTTGCCATTATGGTTGTTTTTATCGTTGGTAACACCATGGCGGCGCTCTCAAGTGGAATTACCATGCTGCTCATAGCACGAATCATCTCCGCTCTGGCACACGGCGTATTCATGTCCATTGGTTCCACCATTGCGGCAGACCTGGTCCCTGCAAACCGCCGGGCGAGCGCTATTGCTATCATGTTCTCTGGCCTGACCATTGCTACAGTAACCGGTGTACCCCTGGGTACACTCATCGGTCAAAACTTGGGCTGGCGCGCAGCTTTCATTCTTATCGTTGTCGTAGGTGTTGTGGCCTTTATCGGCAACATGCTTCTCGTGCCATCCACGTTGCAACGCGGAACGCGAACTGCATTCCGTGAACAACTGAAGCTGGTCACAGGCGGACGGTTGTTGCTGGCTTTTGCCATTACAGCTGTGGGATATGGGGGAACGTTTGTGGTGTTCACTTACCTGTCCCCACTATTGCACGATATCAGCGGATATTCCGAGAAAACGGTCGCGGGAATTCTGCTGCTGTACGGGATCGCCATTGCTATCGGTAATATTATTGGAGGGAAAGCAGCCAACCGCAATCCGCTCCGAGCACTCTTCTATATGTTTATCATTCAGACCGTCATTCTGGGCATACTATATTTCACAGTTCCCTTTAAGCTAGCAGCATTACTCACCATACTCGGCATGGGCCTGCTTGCCTTCATGAATGTGCCAGGGCTTCAGATGTACGTCGTGACGCTCGCAGAACGTTATGCTCCACAGGCCAAAGACGTCGCCTCCGCCTTTAACATCGCAGCCTTTAACGCAGGTATCGCAATTGGTGCATATTTAGGCGGTGTAATTACGGACTCCATCGGTCTGATTCATACCACATGGGTTGGTGCAATTATGGTTCTGGCTGCTGTGCTTCTGACTGGCTGGGCAAGAGTGCTTGATCGTAGAGATCCCTCTTCTCCATCAGAGACAGAGTCAGGTTCAGTCAGAACCGCAGGCTAG
- a CDS encoding aldo/keto reductase: MTAQHLQSTVTLNNGISMPWFGLGVFKVEEGAELIEAVKQAIAHGYRSIDTAAIYGNESGVGQAIAEALKENNLKREDLFITSKVWNADLGYEETLAAYETTLSKLGLEYLDLYLIHWPKAGKYKGAWKAMEQLYKAGRIKAIGVSNFQIHHLEDLMQDAELKPAINQVEYHPRLTQVRLKAFCEKNGIQLEAWSPLMQGQLLDNPVLTEIATAKGKSVAQVILRWDLQNGVITIPKSTKEKRIVENSSIFDFELSNDEMERISTLNEDVRVGPDPDNFDF, translated from the coding sequence ATGACAGCACAACATTTACAATCCACAGTAACATTAAATAATGGCATTTCAATGCCTTGGTTTGGACTTGGCGTATTTAAGGTAGAAGAGGGAGCTGAACTCATCGAGGCTGTTAAACAAGCGATTGCTCACGGATACCGCAGTATTGATACAGCTGCTATATACGGCAACGAATCCGGTGTAGGTCAAGCGATTGCCGAGGCTTTGAAGGAAAATAATCTGAAGCGTGAAGATCTGTTCATTACCTCCAAAGTGTGGAACGCAGATCTTGGATATGAAGAGACGCTTGCGGCCTATGAAACAACGCTGAGCAAACTTGGGTTGGAATACCTGGACCTGTATCTGATTCACTGGCCAAAAGCAGGCAAATACAAAGGCGCATGGAAAGCAATGGAACAACTGTACAAAGCAGGCCGCATTAAAGCCATTGGCGTCAGTAACTTCCAGATTCACCACCTTGAAGATCTGATGCAGGATGCCGAATTGAAGCCAGCAATTAATCAGGTAGAGTACCACCCTCGTCTGACTCAAGTTCGTCTCAAAGCATTCTGTGAGAAAAACGGAATTCAATTGGAAGCTTGGTCCCCGCTGATGCAGGGTCAACTTCTGGACAATCCGGTTCTGACCGAAATTGCCACTGCGAAAGGTAAATCGGTAGCACAGGTCATCCTGCGCTGGGACTTGCAGAACGGTGTCATCACCATTCCGAAGTCTACCAAGGAAAAACGTATTGTCGAGAACTCTTCCATCTTCGACTTCGAATTGTCCAATGATGAGATGGAGCGTATTAGCACCCTGAACGAAGATGTTCGCGTTGGACCTGATCCGGACAACTTTGATTTCTAA